A genomic region of Antennarius striatus isolate MH-2024 chromosome 16, ASM4005453v1, whole genome shotgun sequence contains the following coding sequences:
- the LOC137610022 gene encoding myeloid-associated differentiation marker-like protein 2 — translation MDSYGEHYLNKEAVLSPLGAARICQLLLGCTIIALVSHSAGYSATYGTFCMFVWCFCFAVTLVVFTLDITRLHKCMPISWDNFTVAFAMLATLMYITASVVYPVYFLQTEYPDEDHEVQMYRIAVTVCSSVCCFPYGAEVFLTRAKPGAVVGYMATVSGLLKVVQGFVACIIFGALANDSEYNMYIATQYCVVVYSLCFSVTVIVVILTVSGRTSALRFPFDRFVVVYTFFAVILYLSTALIWPIFSFDRKYGTTARPEDCPRGQCPWDSKLVVTVFTNVNLILYFVDLVYSQRIRFVSSSAT, via the coding sequence ATGGATTCCTATGGAGAACACTACCTCAACAAAGAAGCTGTATTGTCACCTTTGGGTGCAGCTCGGATATGCCAGCTGCTGCTTGGTTGCACCATAATTGCCCTTGTTTCCCATAGCGCAGGCTACAGCGCTACCTATGGAACattctgcatgtttgtgtggtGCTTCTGCTTTGCTGTGACACTGGTTGTGTTCACCTTGGACATTACGCGGCTGCACAAGTGCATGCCCATATCCTGGGACAATTTCACTGTGGCCTTTGCAATGCTGGCAACTCTCATGTACATCACTGCCTCTGTGGTGTACCCTGTTTACTTTCTTCAAACAGAGTACCCTGATGAAGACCACGAAGTCCAAATGTACCGTATTGCTGTGACCGTCTGCTCCAGTGTTTGCTGCTTCCCTTATGGTGCAGAGGTGTTTCTGACTCGAGCCAAGCCGGGGGCTGTGGTGGGATATATGGCCACGGTGTCCGGCTTACTCAAGGTGGTCCAGGGTTTTGTGGCTTGCATTATTTTTGGGGCCCTTGCAAATGATAGTGAGTACAACATGTACATCGCCACACAGTACTGTGTGGTTGTGTACAGCCTGTGTTTCTCTGTCACTGTGATAGTAGTCATACTGACAGTTTCAGGGAGGACATCTGCCCTTCGGTTCCCTTTTGATCGGTTTGTGGTTGTCTACACCTTCTTTGCTGTGATCCTCTACCTCAGCACTGCACTGATCTGGCCGATCTTCAGCTTTGACAGGAAGTATGGTACCACGGCCCGTCCTGAGGACTGCCCACGTGGACAATGTCCCTGGGACAGTAAGTTGGTGGTCACAGTATTCACCAATGTCAACTTGATCCTCTATTTCGTTGATCTTGTCTACTCTCAGAGGATTCGATTTGTCAGCAGCTCtgcaacctaa
- the pycr1a gene encoding pyrroline-5-carboxylate reductase 1a, whose product MSVGFIGAGQLAHALVRGFTAAGVIATHRITASSPDTDLPTVHGLRKLGVNLTTSNKETVTKSDVLFLAVKPHIIPFVLDEIGPDIEDRHLIVSCAAGVTISSIEKKLQQHRTAPKVIRCMTNTPVVVREGATVYATGTHAEVEDGRLLEQLMASVGFCTEVEEDLIDAVTGLSGSGPAYAFTAVDALADGGVKMGLPRRLAVRLGAQALLGAARMLLDSDVHPGQLKDNVCSPGGATIHALHVMESGGFRSLLINAVEASCVRTRELQFLADQEKISPAAIKKTTLDQVLQQPGVTPEAVVVKPHGISMFVNSNPRHKKK is encoded by the exons ATGAGTGTGGGTTTCATAGGAGCGGGCCAGCTGGCCCATGCCCTGGTGAGAGGCTTCACAGCGGCAG GCGTGATTGCCACTCACAGAATTACAGCCAGTTCCCCAGATACAGACCTTCCTACTGTACATGGACTGCGG AAATTGGGTGTCAACCTCACCACCAGCAACAAAGAGACAGTGACCAAAAGTGATGTTCTGTTCCTGGCTGTGAAACCACACATTATTCCCTTTGTACTGGATGAGATTGGACCAGATATTGAAGACCGTCACCTCATTGTATCCTGTGCTGCTGGTGTCACTATCAGCTCTATAGAGAAG AAGCTCCAACAGCATCGCACTGCACCAAAGGTGATCCGGTGCATGACCAACACTCCTGTGGTGGTGCGTGAAGGAGCCACCGTCTACGCCACTGGCACCCATGCAGAAGTGGAGGATGGACGGCTTTTGGAGCAGCTTATGGCCAGTGTGGGCTTCTGCACCGAGGTGGAAGAGGACCTAATCGATGCTGTCACTGGCCTCAGCGGTAGTGGGCCAGCTTAT GCGTTTACAGCTGTAGACGCCCTTGCTGATGGTGGGGTGAAAATGGGCCTGCCCAGGAGACTAGCTGTACGCCTTGGAGCCCAAGCCCTGCTG GGGGCGGCTCGCATGCTGTTAGACTCAGACGTACACCCTGGGCAGCTCAAAGACAACGTATGTTCACCAGGGGGCGCTACAATCCACGCCCTTCATGTAATGGAGAGTGGTGGCTTCCGGAGCCTTCTCATTAATGCTGTAGAAGCGTCCTGCGTTCGGACTAG GGAACTCCAGTTTTTGGCAGATCAAGAGAAAATCTCCCCTGCTGCCATAAAGAAAACCACTCTGGACCAGGTGTTGCAGCAGCCAGGAGTGACTCCAGAAGCTGTTGTCGTGAAGCCTCATGGGATCAGCATGTTCGTCAACAGTAACCCAAGGCACAAGAAGAAGTGA